Proteins encoded by one window of Enterococcus faecalis:
- the gltA gene encoding NADPH-dependent glutamate synthase, which yields MARKSRIKTPIAEQAPTIRKNNFEEVCLGYTLAEGQEEAVRCLQCKNAPCITKCPVMIDIPGFILAIREGNMEQAADILSKYTNLPAICGRVCPQEKQCEQVCKLGKAKNFEPVAIGKLERLVADWALENHKFPKKTAEPTKGKVAVVGSGPSGLTVAGDLAKLGYEVIIFEALHEAGGVLTYGIPEFRLPKKIVKQEIASIEALGVTIETNVVVGKTITMEEIMLEFDACYLSVGAGAPNFMGIPGTSLNGVYSSSEFLTRINLMHSYEFPEYDTPIKRAKNVVVIGGGNVAMDAARSAKRLGAENVNIVYRRSLEELPARIEEYHHSLEEGINYYWLTNPIAYLDDQQGNLAGVECVKMVLGEPDASGRRRPEPIPNSTFTIPADAVIEAIGQGANRVLLSTYPEIELNQWGYIQADPKTGATSIPGVFAGGDIVTGAATVILAMGAGKIAANAIDQYVKTQKTTVTSNA from the coding sequence ATGGCTAGAAAAAGTCGTATAAAAACACCGATTGCGGAACAAGCACCTACTATCAGAAAGAATAATTTTGAAGAGGTTTGCTTAGGCTATACATTAGCAGAAGGGCAAGAGGAAGCGGTTCGCTGTTTACAATGTAAAAATGCACCTTGTATTACTAAATGCCCCGTGATGATTGATATTCCTGGATTTATTTTAGCTATTCGTGAAGGAAACATGGAACAAGCAGCCGATATTTTAAGTAAATATACAAATTTACCTGCTATTTGTGGACGCGTTTGTCCGCAAGAGAAACAATGTGAACAAGTTTGTAAATTAGGGAAAGCCAAAAACTTTGAACCAGTGGCAATTGGCAAATTAGAACGTTTAGTTGCCGATTGGGCATTAGAAAATCACAAGTTTCCTAAGAAAACAGCGGAACCAACAAAAGGGAAAGTCGCAGTGGTCGGTTCTGGTCCTTCTGGGTTAACGGTTGCGGGGGATTTGGCAAAGCTCGGTTACGAAGTAATTATTTTTGAAGCGCTTCATGAAGCTGGCGGCGTATTAACCTATGGCATACCTGAATTTCGCTTACCGAAAAAAATTGTTAAACAGGAAATTGCGAGTATTGAAGCCTTAGGTGTAACAATAGAAACCAATGTGGTAGTAGGTAAAACGATTACGATGGAAGAAATAATGTTAGAGTTTGATGCCTGTTATCTATCGGTTGGTGCAGGGGCACCAAACTTTATGGGAATCCCAGGAACTAGCTTAAACGGGGTTTATTCTTCTAGTGAATTTTTAACACGAATCAATTTAATGCATAGCTATGAGTTTCCAGAATATGATACACCGATTAAACGTGCTAAAAATGTCGTTGTGATTGGCGGCGGGAATGTTGCAATGGATGCTGCTCGTTCAGCCAAACGATTAGGCGCTGAAAATGTGAACATTGTGTATCGTCGTTCGTTAGAAGAATTACCAGCAAGAATTGAAGAATACCACCATTCCCTTGAAGAAGGAATTAACTATTATTGGTTAACGAATCCAATTGCTTATTTAGATGACCAACAAGGAAATCTAGCCGGTGTTGAATGTGTCAAAATGGTTTTAGGTGAACCAGATGCGTCTGGAAGACGACGGCCAGAACCAATTCCAAACAGCACGTTTACCATTCCTGCTGATGCAGTAATCGAGGCAATTGGCCAAGGGGCAAATCGAGTCTTGTTATCAACATATCCAGAAATAGAACTAAACCAATGGGGGTACATTCAGGCTGATCCTAAAACAGGAGCAACCTCAATACCTGGCGTTTTTGCTGGGGGCGACATAGTCACAGGTGCTGCCACCGTTATTTTAGCGATGGGCGCCGGAAAAATCGCAGCTAATGCAATTGATCAGTATGTCAAAACACAAAAAACAACAGTCACAAGCAATGCTTAG
- a CDS encoding sulfide/dihydroorotate dehydrogenase-like FAD/NAD-binding protein, whose protein sequence is MKVGISMFNILQSTQLSSNTFDFWLEAPRIATHAQAGQFVILRIDEKGERIPLTIAETNPQAGSIRIIFQVIGKTTAALSQLKTSDSLLDITGPLGMPTEVKQYGTVMVVGGGVGIAAIYPIIKALKEAGNRVITILGARTAELVLLQEECRCYSDELIITTDDGSLGKKGLVTEAMEEVIARESVAYSWAIGPSIMMKFCTLTAEKHQLPIYVSLNPIMIDGTGMCGGCRVTVDGTMKFACVDGPEFKGNEVNWDEFINRMKQYQEEEAVCFTDRLKEQVEKNG, encoded by the coding sequence ATGAAGGTAGGTATTTCAATGTTTAATATTCTTCAGTCGACTCAATTATCTAGTAATACATTTGATTTTTGGCTGGAAGCGCCAAGAATAGCGACACATGCTCAGGCTGGACAGTTTGTTATTTTAAGAATTGACGAAAAGGGAGAACGGATCCCCTTAACGATTGCGGAGACAAATCCACAAGCAGGCAGTATTCGAATTATTTTCCAAGTAATCGGTAAGACAACAGCTGCACTTTCCCAACTTAAAACTTCCGACTCTTTGTTAGATATCACTGGACCTTTAGGTATGCCCACAGAAGTGAAGCAATATGGAACGGTGATGGTTGTCGGTGGCGGGGTTGGTATCGCGGCTATTTATCCAATTATCAAGGCTTTAAAAGAAGCAGGCAACCGAGTGATTACGATTTTGGGGGCACGAACAGCTGAGTTAGTTCTGTTACAAGAAGAATGCCGTTGTTATTCGGATGAGCTAATCATTACAACGGATGATGGTTCATTAGGTAAAAAGGGCTTAGTAACAGAAGCGATGGAAGAAGTTATTGCACGTGAATCTGTAGCCTACAGTTGGGCGATTGGGCCCAGCATCATGATGAAATTTTGTACCTTGACAGCTGAAAAACATCAATTACCAATTTATGTTTCCTTGAATCCTATTATGATTGACGGAACAGGCATGTGTGGTGGTTGTCGGGTCACTGTTGATGGCACCATGAAATTTGCCTGTGTTGATGGACCTGAGTTTAAAGGCAATGAAGTAAATTGGGATGAATTCATTAATCGAATGAAGCAATATCAGGAAGAAGAAGCAGTTTGCTTTACAGATCGTTTGAAAGAGCAGGTGGAGAAAAATGGCTAG
- a CDS encoding flavodoxin — protein MKMALVKIVYASMTGNTEEISEILEEQFQEAGVEVEREECSEVDVDFFDDADACIIATYTYGDGELPFEFEDFFDELTEKDLAGKPFGVVGSGDREYGEFFCKSAHDFVGAFEKAGAKKVAETVEIENNAEEEDIELLKTFVQSVATTLSDSVA, from the coding sequence ATGAAGATGGCACTAGTAAAAATTGTTTATGCAAGTATGACTGGAAACACAGAAGAAATTTCCGAGATTTTGGAAGAACAGTTTCAAGAAGCTGGAGTTGAAGTAGAACGTGAAGAATGTTCAGAAGTTGATGTAGACTTCTTTGATGATGCAGATGCTTGTATTATCGCAACGTATACTTATGGTGATGGGGAACTGCCTTTTGAATTTGAAGATTTCTTTGATGAATTAACTGAAAAGGATTTAGCAGGTAAGCCATTTGGCGTTGTTGGTTCCGGTGATCGTGAATATGGTGAATTTTTCTGTAAATCAGCGCATGATTTTGTAGGAGCTTTTGAAAAAGCTGGTGCTAAAAAAGTAGCTGAAACAGTTGAAATTGAAAACAATGCAGAAGAAGAAGACATCGAACTGCTAAAAACATTTGTTCAAAGTGTCGCCACCACTTTATCTGATAGCGTTGCCTAA
- the yqeB gene encoding selenium-dependent molybdenum cofactor biosynthesis protein YqeB translates to MGEISQNIQEKLVIVRGGGDLATGVIQKLWHVGFKILVLETECPLAIRRTVSVCDAIFQKEQRVEDLIAVRITSLKDCAKCWQQNKLPVFVDQTASAIQQLKPLIVIDAILAKKNLGTHRGMAPITIALGPGFSAPQDVDVVIETMRGHRLGRLYFEGTALPNTGIPGEIGGKSAERVVHAPASGQVTHLKNIGDLVLKGEVLFFIDQVPVYSPLTGTLRGLISEKVTCYQGLKCADVDPRPVEKVDCLTISDKARALGGAVLEAIFMIGRRKNIL, encoded by the coding sequence ATGGGAGAAATCAGTCAAAACATCCAAGAAAAATTAGTGATTGTTCGCGGAGGGGGCGATCTAGCGACAGGCGTTATCCAAAAATTATGGCACGTTGGCTTTAAAATACTAGTATTAGAAACAGAATGTCCTCTGGCCATTCGGAGGACTGTTTCAGTTTGTGATGCTATTTTTCAGAAAGAACAAAGAGTGGAAGATTTGATTGCTGTTCGAATTACTTCATTAAAGGATTGCGCGAAATGTTGGCAGCAAAATAAGCTGCCTGTTTTTGTCGATCAAACAGCAAGTGCTATTCAACAATTGAAACCACTGATTGTTATCGATGCGATTTTGGCTAAGAAAAATTTAGGTACGCATCGAGGAATGGCACCGATTACGATTGCTTTAGGACCAGGTTTTTCAGCACCGCAAGATGTCGATGTTGTGATTGAGACAATGCGTGGCCATAGGCTGGGACGTTTATACTTTGAAGGAACAGCTTTACCTAATACAGGTATTCCAGGTGAAATTGGCGGAAAAAGTGCGGAACGAGTTGTCCATGCCCCTGCTTCCGGACAAGTTACCCACCTTAAAAACATAGGGGATCTCGTGTTGAAAGGGGAAGTATTATTTTTTATCGATCAGGTTCCAGTTTATTCGCCTCTGACAGGGACTTTGAGAGGATTGATTTCAGAAAAGGTAACCTGTTATCAAGGGTTGAAGTGTGCGGATGTAGATCCTCGACCGGTTGAGAAAGTCGATTGCTTGACGATCTCCGACAAAGCTCGTGCATTAGGGGGAGCGGTTTTAGAAGCAATTTTTATGATTGGAAGAAGGAAAAACATTTTATAA
- the yqeC gene encoding selenium cofactor biosynthesis protein YqeC, producing MESLKKCFDLQGKEIVSIVGSGGKTSLMWALAKTYRKEAVLVSTTTKIGFPQRQLYDYFYTNHFEKITPNICGITLAGTAINNQTKLTMPAMTSLQILFQHFTKVFLEADGSKQRPLKGWSSYEPVILKETTTTIGVLPISVIGQKIDETTIHRLPLFLELTDAQQQEPITETLLAQLIAHPKGLFKESQGKRILCLNQTHTRREFVQAMNVCLQLPKSCFEKLDKIIACNMELEKGLILWEKSVKTSKKN from the coding sequence GTGGAGTCCTTAAAAAAGTGTTTTGATTTACAAGGAAAGGAAATTGTGTCGATTGTTGGTAGTGGTGGGAAAACAAGCTTAATGTGGGCGCTAGCAAAAACATATCGAAAGGAAGCTGTTCTGGTTAGTACAACCACAAAAATTGGGTTTCCCCAACGTCAATTGTATGATTATTTTTATACAAACCATTTTGAAAAAATAACGCCGAATATCTGCGGAATCACTTTAGCAGGAACCGCTATCAACAATCAAACAAAACTAACGATGCCTGCAATGACCTCGCTTCAAATATTGTTTCAGCACTTCACGAAAGTTTTTTTAGAAGCGGATGGTTCCAAACAACGACCTTTGAAAGGCTGGTCCTCTTATGAACCCGTGATATTAAAAGAAACAACCACCACAATTGGTGTGCTTCCGATTTCTGTGATTGGTCAAAAGATAGATGAAACGACCATTCATCGGTTGCCGCTTTTTTTGGAATTAACCGATGCGCAACAACAAGAACCAATCACAGAAACATTGTTAGCTCAACTGATTGCTCATCCAAAAGGATTGTTTAAAGAGAGCCAAGGCAAACGAATTTTGTGTTTAAATCAAACCCATACGCGAAGAGAGTTCGTTCAAGCGATGAATGTCTGTCTTCAGTTACCCAAAAGCTGTTTTGAAAAATTAGACAAAATTATTGCTTGCAATATGGAATTAGAGAAAGGACTTATTTTATGGGAGAAATCAGTCAAAACATCCAAGAAAAATTAG
- a CDS encoding DUF3343 domain-containing protein codes for MEYLLTFPNTHYAVQAEQVLLTRKVAVRVFTLPPSLTDGCGIGLLINEAEITHIVCFLEEAKVRVASIFSVKNDLGERRYQLWSP; via the coding sequence ATGGAGTATTTGCTAACCTTTCCGAATACACATTATGCTGTTCAGGCAGAACAAGTACTGTTGACAAGAAAGGTGGCTGTTCGCGTCTTTACTTTGCCACCATCATTGACGGATGGCTGTGGGATCGGTTTACTCATTAATGAAGCGGAAATAACTCACATTGTATGTTTTTTAGAAGAAGCAAAAGTACGCGTAGCCTCTATTTTTTCTGTGAAAAATGACCTTGGGGAAAGGAGGTACCAACTGTGGAGTCCTTAA
- the yedF gene encoding sulfurtransferase-like selenium metabolism protein YedF: MKLVDALGKPCPIPVIETKKALAELGLAGGTIEVLVDNEVAIENLKKLATKKQATLTAKQIEATVFSVKITVPKEATQQTSQSATDLVITIGSDQLGTGDEQLGRLLMKSYLQSLSEAETVPTQLLFFNRGAFLTNQAANTLDDLQQLAEKGTTIQTCGACLDFYHLTDTLAIGSITNMYEIVETMNQAAKVITL, from the coding sequence ATGAAATTAGTAGATGCATTGGGAAAACCTTGCCCAATACCTGTGATTGAAACGAAAAAAGCCTTGGCGGAGCTAGGTTTGGCTGGAGGCACTATCGAGGTTTTAGTCGATAACGAAGTAGCCATTGAAAATTTAAAAAAATTAGCTACTAAAAAACAAGCCACTTTGACTGCGAAGCAGATAGAAGCCACGGTTTTCTCTGTCAAAATTACGGTACCTAAAGAAGCGACTCAACAAACAAGTCAGTCAGCAACAGATTTAGTAATTACGATTGGCTCCGATCAATTAGGTACTGGAGACGAGCAGCTAGGACGACTATTAATGAAAAGTTATCTTCAATCCTTATCAGAAGCAGAAACTGTTCCTACACAGCTATTATTCTTTAATCGAGGGGCGTTTTTAACGAATCAAGCAGCGAATACCTTAGATGATTTGCAACAATTAGCGGAGAAGGGAACCACGATTCAAACGTGTGGGGCCTGTTTAGATTTTTATCATTTAACAGACACCTTAGCTATCGGATCTATTACTAATATGTACGAAATTGTTGAAACAATGAATCAAGCGGCTAAAGTAATTACGCTTTAA
- the selD gene encoding selenide, water dikinase SelD — protein sequence MDFLSQCTSGGCGAKIESRVLNQLLQHLPETPANERLLVGFEHADDAAVYQITPEKALISTVDFFSPMVNDPLSFGKIAVANALSDVYAMGGTVLYALNLVCFPQKMSKEWLEQMLLGGSLKLKEAGALLAGGHSIYDHEPKYGLAVTGEVHPENLWHNNTPQVGDVLILTKALGVGIIQAAVRGQLAKQREQKIAQDSMERLNKYAAVNARSYAVHACTDVTGFGLLIHAKEMADNQVTLLIDTEALPTITGALAYAGECLVTAAGQRNRQTIGTTIDYSKISMEMQELLFDPQTSGGLLISVAADEAAACLAAIQKEDPVAKIIGEVLPKEQQAVVLL from the coding sequence ATGGATTTTTTATCACAATGTACATCAGGCGGCTGCGGGGCAAAAATTGAATCCCGTGTACTGAACCAATTGTTGCAACACTTACCCGAAACACCGGCAAATGAGCGGCTACTCGTCGGGTTTGAACATGCCGACGACGCCGCGGTTTACCAAATAACGCCTGAAAAAGCTTTGATTTCAACGGTTGATTTTTTTTCACCAATGGTCAATGATCCGTTATCATTTGGAAAAATTGCGGTCGCTAATGCTTTAAGTGATGTCTATGCCATGGGCGGAACAGTCCTTTATGCGCTAAATCTTGTTTGTTTTCCACAAAAGATGTCAAAAGAATGGTTGGAACAAATGCTCTTGGGTGGCAGCTTAAAATTAAAGGAAGCGGGCGCTTTACTGGCGGGAGGTCATTCGATTTATGACCATGAACCCAAGTATGGCTTAGCGGTAACTGGAGAAGTTCATCCAGAAAATTTGTGGCATAATAATACGCCACAGGTGGGGGATGTCTTGATTTTAACTAAAGCATTAGGTGTAGGAATTATTCAAGCGGCTGTTCGGGGGCAATTAGCGAAGCAGAGGGAACAAAAAATCGCGCAAGATTCGATGGAACGTTTAAATAAATATGCCGCTGTGAATGCTCGATCTTACGCAGTACATGCTTGTACTGATGTGACTGGGTTTGGTCTATTAATTCATGCAAAAGAAATGGCTGATAATCAGGTAACATTACTGATTGATACAGAAGCGTTACCAACCATTACAGGAGCGTTGGCCTACGCCGGAGAATGTTTAGTCACTGCAGCTGGGCAAAGAAACCGACAAACAATCGGAACGACAATCGATTATTCAAAAATTTCTATGGAAATGCAAGAACTTTTGTTTGATCCACAAACATCTGGCGGACTGTTAATTAGTGTCGCTGCTGATGAAGCGGCAGCCTGTTTAGCAGCTATTCAAAAAGAGGACCCTGTTGCCAAAATTATTGGCGAGGTTCTGCCAAAAGAACAACAAGCAGTAGTACTTTTATAG
- the sclA gene encoding selenocysteine lyase SclA — protein MKDLVYLNYAATSYKKFPATIEALTAYLAENQFMNYGRNAPLLREGLPLLETRQLLADFFQAPSAAQITFTNNATTSLNLALAGLLQPGDHVITTMLEHHAVARPLHLLEKERGISVTYVACQKTGLLDIEDIQRAWRTNTKALVMTHASNVLGTILPIEECFQWAQQKGLLTILDAAQTAGFLPIKMTQMAIDVLAFTGHKSLYGLAGIGGLAFSERGAEAVKPLMTGGTGSHSNSFDQPSFLPDKFEAGTLNNLGILSLNSSVKELNKIGLAAIQKHERTLMQNFFNGLSGLPVTILGTKDVAQTVPVVSITLWNQEETVVAQQLAEQYGIMTRAGLHCAPLAHETAGTLATGTLRFSFGWQTTPEEITWTIHALQELLI, from the coding sequence ATGAAGGACTTGGTTTATTTAAATTATGCAGCGACTTCCTATAAAAAATTTCCAGCAACCATTGAGGCTTTGACTGCCTATTTAGCAGAAAATCAGTTCATGAATTACGGAAGAAATGCCCCTTTGCTTAGAGAGGGGCTTCCTCTTTTAGAGACACGTCAATTGTTAGCAGACTTTTTTCAGGCACCCAGTGCGGCTCAGATTACGTTTACAAATAACGCAACAACTTCCTTAAATCTTGCATTAGCAGGACTTTTACAACCTGGCGACCATGTAATTACGACCATGTTAGAACATCATGCAGTAGCCAGACCTCTTCACTTGCTTGAGAAAGAACGAGGCATTTCAGTGACGTATGTTGCTTGTCAAAAAACTGGCCTATTAGATATAGAAGATATTCAGCGAGCCTGGCGAACGAATACAAAAGCCTTGGTGATGACACACGCATCCAATGTCTTAGGCACCATTTTACCCATTGAAGAATGTTTTCAATGGGCTCAACAGAAAGGATTACTAACTATTTTGGATGCGGCTCAAACGGCGGGATTTTTACCAATAAAAATGACCCAGATGGCCATTGATGTGTTAGCCTTTACTGGACATAAAAGCTTATATGGATTAGCAGGTATTGGTGGGTTAGCTTTTAGTGAGCGAGGGGCTGAAGCGGTCAAACCACTGATGACGGGCGGCACTGGTAGCCATTCTAATTCCTTTGATCAACCCTCTTTTTTACCAGATAAATTTGAAGCTGGTACGTTAAACAATTTAGGTATTCTAAGCTTAAATAGTTCTGTTAAAGAGTTGAATAAAATTGGTTTAGCAGCGATTCAAAAGCACGAACGAACCTTAATGCAGAATTTTTTTAATGGTTTATCAGGGTTACCTGTCACAATTTTAGGAACCAAGGACGTGGCACAAACTGTCCCTGTTGTTTCTATCACACTATGGAATCAGGAAGAAACAGTGGTGGCACAGCAACTAGCAGAACAATATGGCATTATGACGCGCGCAGGTTTGCATTGTGCACCATTAGCCCATGAAACAGCTGGGACTTTAGCAACTGGCACCTTACGTTTTAGCTTTGGTTGGCAGACAACGCCTGAAGAAATTACTTGGACAATTCACGCTTTACAAGAACTACTAATTTGA